The following coding sequences lie in one Desulfitibacter alkalitolerans DSM 16504 genomic window:
- a CDS encoding VirB4 family type IV secretion system protein: protein MPKANRMNTAVAQEDVRIQEFLDMIAPSVIKFNTDHFICGNTYRCVWALREYPTATEEQAILRHLGEKDGVTLKIYARHVTPVEEKKIISNAANKNRMKRSNTNDLQQTVTAESNLQDVASIVASMHRNKEPLLHAAVYIELLAYDLEQLKLLQTEVLTELIRSKLNVDRLMLRQQQGFICVMPSGWNVFGDQFERVLPASSVANLYPFNYSGKTDANGFYLGRDKFGSNILVDFNKRADDKTNANILILGNSGQGKSYLLKLILCNMRQSGMHVLALDPEMEYEELTNNLGGCFIDLMSGEYIINVLEPKTWDENGDPRDAEAPQAFRQTSKLSQHISFLKDFFRTYKDFDDRQIDTIEIMLGKLYEQWGITDHSNFDRLKSTDYPILSNLYELIENEYKTFDESKRQLYTAEILQQICLGLHSLCKGAESKFFNGHTNITSSHFITFGVKGLLQASKNIRNALLFNVLSFMSNELLTKGNTVASIDEFYLFLTNLTAVEYIRNFMKRVRKKDSAVILASQNLEDFNIDGIREYTKPLFSIPTHAFLFNAGNIDAKFYIDTLQLEQSEYNLIRYPQRGVCLYKCGNERYNLMVQAPEHKSRLFGSAGGR, encoded by the coding sequence GCAATCCTGCGCCACCTTGGGGAAAAGGACGGTGTCACTTTAAAGATTTATGCCCGTCACGTCACCCCTGTTGAGGAAAAGAAGATCATTAGCAATGCCGCCAACAAGAACCGCATGAAGCGGAGCAACACCAATGACCTCCAGCAGACCGTCACCGCTGAGAGCAATCTGCAGGATGTAGCCTCCATCGTAGCCAGCATGCACCGGAACAAAGAACCACTGCTCCATGCCGCCGTCTACATTGAGCTTTTAGCATACGACCTTGAGCAGTTAAAGCTGCTGCAGACCGAGGTGCTGACCGAACTGATTCGCTCTAAGCTCAACGTTGACCGCCTCATGCTCCGCCAGCAGCAGGGCTTTATATGCGTGATGCCTTCGGGTTGGAATGTGTTCGGAGATCAGTTTGAGCGGGTACTGCCGGCATCCTCCGTTGCCAACCTTTATCCTTTTAACTACTCCGGCAAAACCGATGCCAACGGCTTCTACCTGGGCAGGGACAAGTTCGGCAGCAACATTCTTGTGGATTTTAATAAACGTGCCGATGACAAGACCAATGCAAACATTCTCATTCTTGGCAACTCAGGACAAGGAAAGTCCTACCTCCTGAAGCTCATCCTATGCAACATGCGGCAGTCCGGCATGCATGTACTGGCGCTTGATCCGGAGATGGAGTACGAGGAACTAACCAACAACCTTGGCGGCTGCTTTATTGACTTAATGTCCGGCGAATATATCATCAATGTGCTGGAACCGAAAACATGGGATGAAAACGGCGATCCCAGGGATGCTGAAGCTCCCCAGGCGTTCCGGCAGACCTCCAAACTCAGCCAGCACATCAGCTTTCTCAAGGACTTTTTCAGAACATACAAGGATTTTGACGACCGGCAGATCGACACCATTGAAATCATGCTGGGGAAGCTGTATGAGCAATGGGGCATCACGGACCACAGCAACTTTGACCGGCTTAAATCCACCGATTATCCCATCCTGTCCAACCTATATGAGCTGATTGAAAACGAATACAAAACCTTTGATGAAAGCAAACGCCAGCTTTATACCGCAGAAATCCTGCAGCAGATCTGCCTTGGACTCCATTCCCTATGCAAGGGTGCGGAGTCTAAATTTTTTAACGGGCATACCAACATCACCAGCAGCCATTTCATCACCTTCGGTGTGAAAGGACTGCTGCAGGCAAGCAAAAATATCCGCAACGCCCTGCTGTTTAACGTGCTGTCCTTCATGTCCAACGAGCTTTTAACCAAGGGCAATACGGTAGCAAGCATCGATGAGTTTTATCTGTTTCTTACCAACCTCACAGCGGTTGAGTATATCCGCAACTTTATGAAGCGTGTCCGCAAGAAGGACAGCGCCGTGATCCTTGCCAGCCAGAACCTGGAGGATTTCAATATTGACGGCATCCGGGAGTATACCAAGCCTTTGTTTTCCATACCGACTCATGCCTTCCTCTTTAATGCCGGAAACATTGATGCCAAATTCTACATCGATACCCTGCAGCTGGAGCAGAGCGAATATAACCTGATCCGCTACCCGCAGCGCGGTGTGTGTCTCTACAAATGTGGCAATGAGCGGTATAACCTCATGGTGCAGGCTCCCGAGCACAAATCACGACTGTTCGGAAGTGCTGGCGGCCGGTAA
- a CDS encoding amidoligase family protein, translating into MKTQRFGIEIEMTGLSRQRAAQVLSEYFGTRLSHDGGAYDTYSVLDSQNRRWKIMSDASISAECKRGSADSTYRVELVSPICKYEDIETIQEIVRKLRAAGAIANASCGIHVHVDASPHNANTLRNITNIMASKEDLIYKALQVNVARERSYCKKVEQSFLEELNRKKPKTLEDVSRIWYNGNDGRNQHYHNSRYHCLNLHSVFQKGTIEFRLFNGTTHAGKIKAYIQLCLAISHQALTQRCASRIKTQSTNEKYTFRTWLLRLGLIGDEFKTARLHLLEHLDGCIAWKDPQQAERQKERLRQKKEKERAQAITEASAEQNQEDIEQTEAEECPGLSMSM; encoded by the coding sequence ATGAAAACCCAACGCTTTGGAATCGAAATCGAAATGACAGGACTCTCAAGGCAAAGGGCCGCACAGGTTCTGTCGGAGTATTTCGGCACACGGCTGTCCCATGACGGAGGTGCTTATGACACATATTCCGTGCTGGACAGCCAAAACCGCAGATGGAAAATCATGAGCGATGCCAGTATTTCTGCAGAATGCAAACGAGGTAGCGCCGATTCCACTTACCGTGTGGAACTGGTCAGTCCCATTTGCAAATATGAGGATATTGAAACCATACAGGAGATTGTGCGGAAACTCCGGGCTGCCGGAGCCATTGCCAATGCAAGCTGCGGCATCCATGTCCATGTGGATGCGTCACCTCACAATGCCAACACTTTGCGCAACATCACCAACATCATGGCCAGCAAGGAAGACTTGATCTATAAGGCGCTGCAGGTCAATGTGGCAAGAGAGCGGAGCTACTGCAAAAAGGTGGAGCAAAGTTTTTTAGAAGAACTCAACCGTAAAAAACCGAAAACCTTGGAGGATGTCAGCAGGATCTGGTACAACGGCAATGATGGGAGGAATCAGCATTACCACAACAGCCGGTACCACTGCCTCAATCTCCACAGTGTGTTTCAAAAAGGCACGATCGAGTTCAGGTTGTTTAACGGCACCACCCACGCCGGAAAGATCAAAGCATATATTCAGCTCTGCCTCGCCATCAGCCACCAGGCACTCACCCAGCGCTGCGCCAGCCGCATCAAAACCCAGAGCACCAATGAAAAATATACCTTCCGCACCTGGCTTCTCAGACTCGGCTTAATCGGCGATGAATTCAAGACCGCACGGCTTCATTTGCTGGAGCATCTGGACGGCTGCATCGCCTGGAAAGACCCCCAGCAGGCCGAGCGGCAAAAGGAACGATTAAGGCAGAAGAAAGAAAAAGAACGAGCGCAAGCGATTACAGAAGCTTCAGCAGAACAAAATCAAGAGGACATCGAACAGACCGAGGCCGAAGAATGCCCCGGTCTTTCTATGTCCATGTAG
- a CDS encoding gamma-glutamylcyclotransferase family protein, whose product MKSKTLYIAYGSNLNLQQMAFRCPTAKVIGASKIKDYELLFRGGRRGSVATVEPLKGSHVPVLLWELKEKDLQALDRYEGYPHFYRKEILDVELNGKTISAMVYIMNDGHPFGSPSDYYLNAIMEGYKSAGFDTEYLEQAVEKSIRLAKEQQPEQENLFDLKWW is encoded by the coding sequence ATGAAAAGCAAAACCTTGTACATTGCTTACGGCAGCAATCTCAACCTGCAGCAGATGGCATTTAGATGCCCCACTGCCAAGGTAATCGGGGCAAGTAAAATCAAGGATTATGAGCTGCTGTTCCGTGGCGGTCGCAGAGGTTCGGTAGCAACGGTAGAACCGCTCAAGGGCAGCCATGTCCCTGTTCTTTTATGGGAACTGAAAGAAAAAGACCTGCAGGCCCTTGACCGTTATGAGGGGTATCCCCATTTTTACCGCAAGGAAATCCTTGATGTCGAGCTTAACGGCAAGACCATTTCTGCGATGGTTTATATCATGAATGACGGACATCCCTTCGGATCTCCGTCCGATTACTATCTTAATGCCATCATGGAGGGCTACAAAAGCGCAGGTTTCGATACCGAGTACCTGGAGCAGGCGGTGGAAAAATCCATCCGGCTTGCTAAGGAACAACAGCCGGAACAGGAAAATCTGTTTGACTTGAAATGGTGGTGA
- a CDS encoding M23 family metallopeptidase → MADPATITLAVKAAVEAAADRRTWKVLSVLIAAILTPLILAIVMIVSLLSAAADHNNAAIELCFNGGAISPQMPEDYAAYIRDMQDSFAMLDTVISDISSLVEDGSIDSTRVKAIFYSLFFGAENLQMDSSDYRAFADCFVRYETRTRTVDNGDGTTSEEEYTVAVPLKSLPEIYGNLQSALGRKITYEEQANASEIYYRIDYGGSVPTYGEEFDAWVNGLPLSDAPFTGVDGFCSPLGENWRSMVTSEFGYRTDPFTGQRRGHSGLDMGAPKGTPIHAALDGTVLFVRYKNTGYGYHLAIDHGGGFVTIYAHCSKILVTEGQTVKAGDIIAQVGSTGRSTGEHLHFEVRVNGEKQNPRNYLP, encoded by the coding sequence ATGGCTGATCCGGCTACCATTACCCTCGCTGTTAAAGCGGCGGTCGAGGCGGCAGCCGACAGGCGGACATGGAAAGTCCTCAGCGTCCTCATCGCTGCCATTCTTACACCGTTGATTCTGGCCATCGTGATGATCGTGAGCCTGCTCTCCGCCGCAGCAGATCATAACAATGCAGCTATAGAGCTGTGCTTTAATGGCGGTGCGATCTCTCCCCAAATGCCGGAGGATTACGCCGCCTATATCCGGGATATGCAGGACAGCTTCGCCATGCTTGACACCGTCATCTCCGATATATCATCACTGGTGGAGGACGGCAGTATCGACAGCACAAGGGTTAAGGCAATTTTCTATTCTCTGTTCTTCGGCGCTGAAAATCTGCAGATGGATAGCTCGGACTACCGTGCCTTTGCTGACTGCTTTGTCCGTTATGAAACCCGCACCCGAACCGTGGACAATGGCGATGGCACAACCTCGGAGGAAGAATACACCGTAGCTGTACCGCTTAAATCACTGCCGGAAATTTACGGAAACCTTCAGAGCGCCCTCGGTAGGAAAATCACCTATGAGGAACAGGCCAACGCTTCGGAGATTTACTACCGCATTGACTACGGCGGCAGTGTCCCCACCTATGGAGAAGAATTCGATGCTTGGGTAAACGGACTGCCGCTGTCCGATGCACCCTTTACCGGCGTGGACGGCTTCTGTTCTCCCCTCGGGGAAAACTGGCGCAGCATGGTCACCTCGGAATTTGGTTACAGAACTGATCCCTTCACCGGCCAACGCAGGGGACACTCCGGATTGGACATGGGCGCGCCCAAAGGCACACCGATCCATGCAGCCCTTGATGGTACTGTGCTGTTTGTGCGCTATAAGAATACAGGCTACGGCTATCATTTGGCCATCGACCACGGCGGCGGTTTCGTCACCATATACGCCCATTGCTCCAAAATCCTTGTCACTGAGGGGCAGACCGTGAAGGCGGGCGACATCATCGCACAGGTCGGTTCCACTGGCCGGAGCACCGGAGAGCACTTGCACTTTGAGGTACGAGTAAACGGTGAAAAGCAAAACCCAAGAAACTATCTGCCGTAA
- a CDS encoding Fic family protein yields the protein MELYNKAVELWQSYKIASAADLDKYLDSFRILFAFHSGKIENEEITYHDTREIFENGRVVDYTGSPRALFEQQNQKLCYEFLKEKIVKKEPLSIELVKEIHRVLTGGTYDERRYIENEERPGEFKKHDYVTGVHEVGSAAEDVEKDLKELIAEVNAYEGKDVLKAAAYFHARFEYIHPFADGNGRVGRTLMNYYLMTHNHPPLIVYNEDKRMYYECLQKYDEAEDLNPLYEFLKYETEKTWEKALALAEGMKPERKGLSDFTQSM from the coding sequence TTGGAGCTATACAATAAGGCTGTTGAACTGTGGCAGTCATACAAAATTGCCTCCGCCGCTGATTTAGATAAATATCTTGACAGTTTCCGCATCCTGTTTGCGTTTCATTCCGGGAAAATAGAGAACGAGGAAATCACCTATCATGATACAAGGGAAATCTTTGAAAACGGCAGGGTTGTAGACTATACCGGAAGTCCCCGCGCCCTGTTTGAGCAGCAAAATCAAAAGCTGTGCTATGAGTTTTTGAAAGAAAAAATCGTGAAAAAGGAGCCTCTCAGCATAGAGTTGGTTAAGGAAATTCACAGGGTTCTCACCGGCGGGACATACGATGAGCGCAGGTATATTGAAAATGAGGAACGGCCAGGCGAATTTAAAAAGCACGATTATGTAACCGGCGTCCATGAGGTGGGCTCTGCTGCGGAAGATGTGGAAAAGGATCTGAAAGAGCTGATTGCCGAAGTCAACGCGTATGAGGGAAAGGATGTCTTAAAAGCCGCCGCCTATTTTCATGCAAGGTTTGAGTATATCCATCCCTTCGCAGACGGAAACGGGCGTGTCGGCAGGACGCTCATGAATTACTATCTCATGACTCATAACCACCCGCCCCTTATCGTCTATAACGAGGATAAGCGGATGTATTACGAGTGCCTGCAAAAGTATGATGAAGCCGAGGACTTAAATCCCCTTTATGAGTTTCTCAAATATGAAACGGAAAAGACATGGGAAAAGGCACTGGCTCTTGCCGAAGGTATGAAGCCGGAACGCAAAGGCTTGTCGGATTTTACCCAGAGTATGTAA
- a CDS encoding DUF6329 domain-containing protein yields MLKTKAIFERKTADFQPRDCVIEKIIELNSREYDTFSKNMLADYDFIKDNIDLMYVDQEGTYHCLLVVGENRSDGILIESEGSSYTRYAAFLPNACDFLAAHQERTQGLHDEKLEPESLGMKMNL; encoded by the coding sequence ATGTTAAAGACCAAAGCTATCTTTGAAAGAAAAACCGCTGACTTTCAGCCCAGGGACTGTGTGATTGAAAAAATTATTGAGCTTAATTCTCGGGAGTACGATACGTTTTCCAAGAATATGCTGGCGGATTACGACTTTATCAAGGACAACATCGACCTCATGTATGTGGACCAAGAGGGGACATATCACTGCTTGCTGGTAGTTGGTGAGAACAGGTCCGATGGCATTCTCATCGAATCGGAAGGAAGCAGTTACACCCGTTACGCCGCTTTCCTGCCTAACGCCTGTGATTTTCTCGCTGCGCATCAGGAGCGAACTCAAGGGCTTCATGATGAAAAATTAGAGCCGGAATCTTTGGGTATGAAAATGAATTTATAG
- a CDS encoding DUF6103 family protein → MRETELKIMFPTEKLDALRFFMGKKELTVEQELKDYLDKTYEKVVPAHVREYVESRLDQASPQEEMPEQRDQEQQPEPQRERQSRQTRRQREQAVAESTASSPQARQPELPEEPEESQGMSMSM, encoded by the coding sequence ATGAGAGAAACCGAACTGAAAATAATGTTCCCAACGGAGAAGCTGGATGCACTCCGTTTTTTTATGGGCAAAAAGGAGCTGACTGTTGAGCAGGAGCTAAAGGATTACCTTGATAAAACCTATGAAAAAGTTGTTCCGGCACACGTTCGAGAATATGTGGAAAGCAGGCTTGACCAAGCATCACCGCAGGAGGAAATGCCTGAACAGAGAGATCAGGAGCAGCAGCCGGAGCCACAAAGGGAACGCCAGTCAAGGCAGACCCGCCGCCAGCGTGAGCAGGCGGTGGCTGAATCAACGGCGTCATCTCCGCAGGCCAGACAGCCGGAGCTGCCGGAAGAACCGGAAGAATCCCAGGGCATGAGCATGAGTATGTAA